The following proteins are encoded in a genomic region of Oncorhynchus keta strain PuntledgeMale-10-30-2019 chromosome 35, Oket_V2, whole genome shotgun sequence:
- the LOC118368982 gene encoding galactose-3-O-sulfotransferase 2-like: MVFKRRARRMRLGLGCYRVGPTWLWKALLVFVAIAFAGQLLGVIYNKSLQQDRSWWLFSSDGQGPSLGFCRPHSHVMFLKTHKTASSTVLNILYRYGEEKDLRFALPLGYQFGYPLPFNAHRVKGYRGPRVAEFSIMGNHMRFNKPEVEKVMPADTFYFSILRDPVALTESSYAYYKAVAPAFRKAKGLGDFADNPQKYYDPHLRNNHYARNLLWFDFGLDHNANFSTTLTQRGEVAIRRAFKLILVSEHFDESMVLLRHALCWPLDAVVSFSLNARQQKSNGGSSWVDKAAAAQPPAMALTDNQRQKLREWNSLDWHLYQAFNRSFWDEVDRFGRARMDQEVVLLRTRRELLAKACLREGGRPVEASRIRDKNIRPFQSGLVKILGYELQPGLDNATRQACLRMIRPEIQYKDLLDARQFPRAAPQPAQAPPPAIPAGGAYMRKGPSQLRTGELGVEGERRMGEEERDWDGSRLSRSNNNNQTLVRDRGGREGKRNIR; this comes from the exons ATGGTTTTCAAACGGAGAGCGAG gaggATGCGTCTTGGGCTGGGGTGCTATCGGGTGGGGCCCACGTGGCTCTGGAAGGCCCTGCTGGTGTTCGTGGCCATTGCCTTTGCAGGACAGCTCCTGGGAGTCATCTACAACAAAAG CCTCCAGCAGGACAGGTCGTGGTGGTTGTTCTCATCCGATGGCCAGGGCCCGTCTCTGGGCTTCTGTCGGCCCCACAGCCACGTCATGTTCCTGAAAACCCACAAGACAGCCAGCAGCACCGTCCTCAACATTCTCTACCGTTACGGAGAG GAGAAGGACCTGCGCTTCGCCCTGCCTCTGGGGTATCAGTTTGGCTACCCCCTCCCTTTCAACGCCCACAGGGTCAAAGGTTACAGAGGGCCCCGTGTGGCAGAATTCAGCATCATGGGAAATCACATGCGCTTCAACAAACCAGAG GTAGAGAAGGTGATGCCAGCCGACACCTTCTATTTCTCCATCCTTCGTGACCCTGTAGCGCTCACTGAGTCGTCCTACGCCTACTACAAAGCCGTTGCCCCTGCCTTCAGGAAAGCCAAAG GCCTGGGAGACTTCGCCGACAACCCCCAGAAGTACTACGACCCCCATCTCCGTAACAACCACTACGCTCGCAACCTGCTGTGGTTCGACTTCGGCCTGGACCACAACGCCAACTTCTCCACCACACTGACGCAACGAGGTGAAGTGGCCATTCGACGTGCCTTCAAACTCATCCTGGTCTCGGAGCACTTTGACGAATCCATGGTACTGCTCCGCCATGCCCTCTGTTGGCCTCTGGACGCTGTCGTCTCCTTTAGCCTGAACGCCCGGCAGCAAAAGTCCAATGGAGGCAGCTCCTGGGTGGATAAAGCGGCCGCTGCTCAGCCCCCCGCCATGGCTCTCACAGACAACCAACGGCAGAAGCTCCGGGAGTGGAACTCCCTGGACTGGCACCTCTATCAGGCATTCAACCGCTCCTTCTGGGATGAAGTGGATCGCTTTGGGAGAGCCAGAATGGACCAAGAGGTCGTTCTACTCCGGACCCGCCGGGAGTTGCTGGCTAAAGCTTGCCTGAGGGAAGGCGGGAGGCCGGTAGAGGCAAGCCGCATCCGGGACAAGAACATCAGGCCCTTCCAGAGCGGTTTGGTGAAGATCCTAGGATATGAGCTCCAGCCTGGGCTGGACAACGCTACCCGTCAGGCCTGTCTGAGGATGATCAGGCCGGAGATCCAGTATAAAGACCTGCTGGATGCCAGGCAGTTCCCCAGGGCAGCTCCCCAGCCTGCCCAGGCTCCGCCCCCAGCTATCCCTGCTGGGGGAGCCTACATGAGGAAAGGCCCCTCCCAACTCAGGACAGGAGAGCTGGGagtggagggggaaaggaggatgggggaggaggagagggactgggACGGGAGTCGGTTATCacgtagtaataataataaccaaACATTGGTGCGAGAtagaggtggaagagaggggaaaaggaacATAAGATAG